In a single window of the Littorina saxatilis isolate snail1 linkage group LG3, US_GU_Lsax_2.0, whole genome shotgun sequence genome:
- the LOC138962998 gene encoding uncharacterized protein, which produces MTCLHCSLQCLLLTCILCTLTGCSQAEETIKKHTKRAVTMVNFPFRNVSLPWEDRVADLVNRLTLEEIQDQMAKGRSGGNKGPAKAIARLGIGQYQWSTECLRGSSAPGAHGTSYPQALGLAAAFSPDLIFKVAEATGVEVRGHHKFFVEQNNYEEHTGLSCFSPVINIMRDPRWGRNQEGQLQSLETYGEDPYLSGEYAAAFVQGLQGNHSRYVRASAGCKHFDAYAGPENIPVSRFLFDARVSERDWRTTFLPAFRRCVEAGTYSLMCSYNKINGVPACADETLLTDILRTEWGFRGYVVSDGGALDIINGRHVFNTTTDTVAACVNAGCNLELPGDSDFGPVYLYMLEAIKQNKLTEAKVREMVKPLFYTRMRLGEFDPPEMNPYSKLSLADVETAEHRALTLEAAMQTFVLLKNNGVLPLHKTGTIGVVGPMANNEQQLLGTYSAVPTWKYMISPLEGLTPLASKVQYASGCDDTVCKTYNSSAVRRAVSGTYINFVVLGTGQAVEAEGQDRPDTELPGHQKTLLQDVISNTPSDTPIVLLLFNAGPVNISFADQDPRVSAIMECFFPAQATGDALRHVLLNDVRGAVPAGRLPFTWPLLASQIPPMVNYSMKGRTYRYFEGDPLYPFGYGLSYTTFEYTASVHTTTVRAGQPLTGSFWIRNTGTFEADEVTQVYIAWHNNTVPVPKLQLAWFKRYTVPTGGAHVDNSHCPWIYRLIYLTK; this is translated from the exons ATGACGTGTTTACACTGTTCTTTACAGTGCTTACTTTTGACATGTATTCTGTGTACGTTGACGGGATGCTCACAAGCGGAAGAAACTATCAAAAAGCACACAAAACGCGCCGTGACGATGGTTAACTTTCCGTTCCGTAATGTGTCCCTCCCGTGGGAAGATCGTGTTGCTGACCTGGTCAACAGACTGACCCTGGAGGAGATACAGGACCAGATGGCGAAAGGAAGATCCGGGGGAAACA AGGGTCCAGCCAAAGCGATAGCCAGGCTTGGTATCGGTCAGTACCAATGGTCAACAGAATGCCTCAGGGGGTCCTCTGCTCCGGGAGCACACGGCACGAGTTATCCCCAGGCTTTGGGTCTGGCCGCCGCCTTCAG CCCAGACCTGATTTTCAAGGTAGCTGAAGCCACAGGGGTAGAGGTGCGGGGTCATCACAAGTTCTTCGTGGAGCAGAACAACTACGAGGAACACACAGGTCTCTCCTGCTTCTCCCCTGTCATCAACATCATGAGGGACCCGCGATGGGGTCGAAATCAGGAGGGTCAGTTGCAGAGTTTA GAAACATACGGAGAAGACCCTTACTTGTCTGGTGAGTACGCTGCGGCCTTCGTCCAAGGTCTCCAAGGCAACCACTCTCGCTACGTCCGTGCCAGCGCTGGGTGCAAACACTTTGATGCCTACGCTGGCCCCGAGAATATTCCTGTGTCCAGATTCCTTTTTGATGCACGG GTATCGGAGAGAGATTGGCGAACGACATTTCTACCTGCCTTCAGAAGATGCGTGGAAGCAGGAACGTACAGCCTTATGTGTAGCTACAATAA AATCAACGGTGTACCAGCTTGTGCTGACGAAACACTTCTGACTGACATTCTACGAACGGAATGGGGCTTCAGGGGCTACGTGGTCAGCGATGGAGGGGCGCTGGACATCATCAACGGACGTCACGTGTTTAACACCACAACGGACACCGTGGCTGCCTGTGTCAACGCTGGCTGCAACCTGGAACTGCCGGGAGACAGTGACTTTGGACCTGTCTACTTGTACATGT TGGAGGCAATCAAACAAAATAAGTTGACGGAAGCTAAAGTCCGTGAGATGGTCAAACCGCTGTTTTACACCAGAATGAGGCTGGGCGAGTTTGACCCACCGGAAATGAACCCCTACAGCAAACTGAGCTTAGCGGACGTGGAGACTGCGGAGCATAGAGCATTGACATTGGAGGCAGCCATGCAGACCTTCGTCCTGCTTAAGAACAACGGGGTTCTGCCTCTACATAAGACTGGAACGATTGGG GTAGTTGGACCAATggccaacaatgaacagcagtTGCTGGGCACCTATTCCGCTGTTCCGACATGGAAGTATATGATATCTCCACTGGAAGGCCTGACTCCACTGGCTTCGAAGGTACAATATGCTTCTGGCTGCGACGATACTGTCTGCAAAACTTACAACTCTTCAGCAGTAAGACGCGCTGTGTCTGGCACATACATCAACTTTGTCGTCTTGGGAACTG GTCAAGCCGTAGAAGCAGAAGGTCAGGACAGACCAGACACGGAACTGCCAGGACATCAGAAAACCCTTTTACAGGACGTCATCAGCAACA CTCCTTCCGACACGCCCATTGTACTACTGCTGTTCAACGCCGGTCCTGTCAACATCTCCTTTGCTGACCAGGATCCACGTGTGTCCGCCATAATGGAATGTTTCTTTCCTGCTCAGGCAACTGGTGACGCGTTACGTCACGTCCTCCTTAATGACGTCAGGGGCGCGGTGCCTGCTGGGAGACTGCCATTTACATGGCCACTGCTTGCGTCACAA ATTCCACCAATGGTGAACTACTCGATGAAGGGCAGGACGTACCGCTACTTTGAAGGAGACCCCCTTTACCCGTTTGGCTACGGACTGTCCTACACCACGTTTGAGTACACAGCCTCTGTCCACACCACCACTGTCAGGGCCGGACAACCACTGACCGGTTCTTTCTGGATTAGAAATACGGGAACATTCGAAGCTGACGAG GTGACGCAGGTGTACATCGCATGGCACAACAACACAGTCCCGGTCCCCAAGCTCCAGCTGGCGTGGTTCAAACGCTACACCGTACCGACAGGGGGCGCACATGTAGACAACTCTCATTGCCCGTGGATATACAGATTGATCTATTTGACAAAATGA